GCTTTCAATATCGCGTTGTCCGTTTGATATCacgttcaaaatcgcgttgtgcttttttcaaagttgtgctttattttcaaaatcttgtgtgcttttcttcaaaatcgcgtttttttatcacgtctttttttcataatcgcgttgtgcttttttttttatcaaaatcgcggtgtggtttttttttgaaatcacactgtgctttttttctgaaaatgcgTGGtgctttatttaaaaaatcgcgttgctttttttgtaatctcgtgtttattttccaaaatcgagtagtgcttctttttcaaattcctgatgtgtttttttttgatatctttgtgcttttttttgaaatcgcattgtgctttttttttgaaatcgcgttgtgcttttttttgatgtcgtgcttttttttctgaaatcgcgttgtgctttttttgatatcgtgttgtgctttttttggatatcacgttgtgctttttttctcaatcgcGTTTTTCCCTATGATTGCGTtgggcttttttttcaaaatcgcgttgtgctttttttcaaaatcatcattgtttttttgcaaaatcgagttgtgaaaatcttgttgttttttttcataatcacattgtatgtacttttctttccaaaataacgttgtgctttttttcaaaatcgcattgtgttttctttccaaaatcgcgtttttttccaaaatcacgtttttttttcataatcgcgttgtgcttttttgttcgcgttgtgtttttttgcaaaattgtgttgtgcttttttttctaaatcttgttttttttcataatcgcaTTGtacttttctttccaaaatcgcgttgtgcttttttttcaaaatcacgtaattcttttgttttttctaatcacgtgcttttttttcaaaatcgcattgtgttttctttccaaaatcgcgttttttttcataatcgcgttgtgcttttttgttgaaattgcgtcgttctgctttttttttcaaaatcgcgttgttttttttgaaattgcgttgtgcttatttttcataattgcgttctgctttttttccgaaatcgcgttgtgctttttttttaaaattgcgttgtgcttttatcacaaaatcgcgttgtgcttcttttcaaaattgagttgcgcggttttttcagaattttgttgggctttttccaaaattgtgttgtttttttttcaaaatcccgttgttttactttcaaaattgcgttgtgcttctttttcaaaattgcgtagtgtgtgctttttttaaaagatcgcgttgtgctttttttccaaactgcgtttttcttttttttcatgagttttttttttgaaatttcattgtgctttcaaaatcataattgcgttctgctttcaaaatcctaatcgttttttttcaaatttgcgttgctttttttttgaaaatcgcagctgtctagtttttttttgaatttaacaagtcaattgaaattttgaaagtttctgaATAGGACATATGGTGGGTAAATTGGAAATGAATCTATAAAATCTTGTTCGCCAATTGAATTGGAACTACTCTGATGTTATCACATCCAATCTTTCTCCCCTATGAGGTCTTCCAAAAAATCTACTTGTTAAATAGTAGGAACGTGAAGGGAAAGTTTGGCAGACCATTTTTTCCTCAAGCAGAAAAACATCcccgtaaattttcaaatgttttttgaagttcaccGTTTGAcggaacaaaaacaaaacaaaatatgcAAATAAAATGTATCGTAAATTTCTCTAGGCGGTGAATACACCAGCTGAATTTGACAAAACTAGAGTATCGCGGTtaacaaaaaaccaaattttcatttcatttgatgAAGAAGCAAACCGCAGATGAAAACTATGATCATGGAATTCAACGTATCGTACAAAGTTGTGCTTTTCTTCGCAGCAGTAAGTACTATACCTATGCAGGATTTCAGCTACGTACTTTACTTTGGAGCCtatattaaattttcagattttccacttttcaaaaaagatcacTAAAACGTAAAACTTACACGATAGGATTAAATTTTATGCTATGAATGGTAAAACGTAATTTTAGGCGATCTCTTCGTTAAAATTAATCTGCAATTAGAAATAAGgcacaaaattgatcaaacgaAATTATATTTAAGTCTACATCTGGTGGCTCGTTTAATTTTTCCACTCTCACGCACCTCAACTTGAATAATTTCAGATTATGCTGATTGGTTCCTCACCTGGATATGCTTCAAATTCCTTATATACACTTACGACAGCAACCTACGTCCCAGACTCTCTGAATGATCACCCCAACTATAAACCTCCACCACATTCAGAGTCGCAAAGAATTCTTTCCCCTGGAACTCAAAATTATGAAGGAAGCACAGAATGTGTTCCAATACGTCCGAGTGTCATAATAAATACGTTACCAGAAATTCTATCATTTGATATATTCTCGCAAGCTGATCCTTTCAATTACTTTCTCGTTAAAACAAAGAAATTATCTGATGATAAAGTTCGAAGTATTCAGTATCAAGTGGTTTTTGCGTTAGATTGGAAAAAACTTCCTCAATGCTACACACCATTCGCTAAATTACTATCATCGTTCTTACGATGTTGGGTCTTTCTTTTAGATGCAAAACCATTCatcaaagaaattaaaattcagcgtTCTACGAACATCACCAATGGTTTCAATTCTCTACCTAATGACGTCTCTTCATCGTCCGAATTATCTGAGCTGTTTTCTTCCAATATTTTTTCCGATCCTGAACCACCTATTCGGCTGTTTACCAAGATATTGGATATGCAAGAGAGAACGGTGGTCAACTCGAAGAACCAGTTACAAAATTTCGTACAGAAGTGGGCGGATGAGAGAATAATTCCATTTCCTCGGGTATACATCTCCTATGCTGATgctgtttttagatttttgcaTACTGAATCCgccattaaaaatttgaaactagaTTTGGACGAAATTAAACGTATAGGTATTAAATAATTTAACTCGACATTGTAATTGTAATGTTTTGGTTGAatggtgtaggtacctatcttccaATATATAGTTCCATAGAAATATAATGTGAAAGTATACTTGATCTgtgctcaaaaattattaaaagcaTCTATAATTGAATTGGAGAAAATCCAGATCTGATCACActtgatcagattcaatcattttccccAGGTTTCGGATCTACGTATGAATGTTCGGATCTAATGTGATACCCAATGATCTGGCCAATCAATGATCTGATCACATAGTTGGATATCCAGATCTGATCACACTTGATCAGATTCGGATCACATAGTTAGATTAGTGAAAAAGCCATTGTTAATAACGAGGAGtcttaggtacttttttttcaactcttgagAATATGACTTGACTTTGAAATGAATCTGTAAAATTTTGTTCGCCAGTTGAATTGGAATGACTCAGATGTGATCAGATGCAACCTTTCTCTTCAATGAGGTCTTCCAAAAAGATCTATACTtcagaaataggtaggtacttgaaaggAAAGTTTGGCAGACCATTTGTTTCCGAGCACAGAAAAACATACTTACATGTACGAGTACCAacctataaattttcaaacaccttTTGAAGTTCACCGTTGCACGTtgagagaaaaacaaaaatacataaatggattaaatcataaatttttctagTCGATGAATACAATAGCCGAATGTGACATACCTAAGTATCGCGGTAAACagaaaactaatttttatttcatttgatgAAACGATGAGAAGCAAGCAGCAGATGAAAGTTATGATCATGGGATTCGATGTTACATTCAAATCTGTACTTTTCTTCGGAGCAGTAAGTACCTGTATAAAATACCGAATGCTAAAAAGTTATCTCTTTCCTTACGCACCTCAACACTAATCAACgaatttctttaaataattACAGATTGTGGTGATTGGTTTCCCACCTGGATATGCTTCAACTTCCACTTCGTCACTTTCGACACCTGCTCCTCTGAAAGACTCCTCCAATAATAACTCTCCACCGTATTCAATGTTGCACTTACTTTCCCCTGGAACTCAAAATTATGAAGTAAACACAGAATGTGTTCCAATACGTCCCAGTTTCGTAATAGATTCGTTACCAAAAATTCTATCGTTAGATATATTCTCGCAAGCCGATCCTTTTAATTACTTTCTCACCAGAACAAAGAAATTAACTGATGATGAAGTTCGAAGAATTCATTATGAAGTgcattttgctttaaaaatgaaaaaacttcacCAGTGCTACACGCCGTTCGCTAAATTACTATACTCGTTTTCACTATGTTGGGTCTTTCTTTTGAATGCTAAACCATTCatcaaagaaattaaaattcagcgtTCTGCAAACATCGATGGTTTCAATTCTCTTCCTAACGAGGTCTCTTCGTCGTCCGAATTATCTGAGCTGTTTTCTTCCGATATTTTTTCCGATCCTGAACCTCCTCTAAGTCTGTTTACCAAGATATTGAATATGCAAGAGAGAACAGTTGTCAACTCGAAGAACCAGTTACAAAATTTCATGCAGAAGTGGGCGGATaagaaaattattccatttcctCGGGTATACATTTCGTATGCTGATgctgtttttagatttttgcgTACTGAATccgttcttgaaaatttgaaactagaTTTGGATGAAATTAAACGTATAATGAATAATTCTATTCAAGATTATAATCATAATGATCCAGATGAATGATATACCTATCGTCCAATATTTTCATAGAATAGTTGTTATAGTGTTATGAACCTGTATACCTAAgtgtataatatgtacctacaggttgcgcagaaatatcgtgaacccctaaaaaagttttctgctgaataaaactttctttggggttcatgATATTTTTGTGCACCCTGCACCTATGATAATTCCTATAGTACATATTTAGGGCGTCCAAAAATATCATGTACCTACCCcaaagaaaattattcattaaatgATCAACTGAAAacatttggcagaaaacttttttaggggtacacgatatttctgcgcaccctgtacatCAGCACCTAAACCTATATTTTAAATTAAGTCGTTATAATAGTTACTTGAACTTgagaaatcgaataaaaatttaagaatcATTGAGATATATTACCCTGCATAAAAATACTGAATGTTGACTCATTAAAAAACTATGTAattgaatttgagaaatgttCATCATATCTGATAAAAcctctgatcagatccaattttCCTTGAGTTTGGTATCTGGGAATGTTGGGATCTAATATAATATCAGTGATCTGGTCAATCAATGATCTGATCACATGGTTGggtctgaaaaaaatcaaaattacacctACGAAAAATCTGGGTCTAATCTGATCTTCAACTAGgcaaatgaaagaatttgatcAAACCAATACAAGGTCTAATCCAACCAAAATGACAACTTGAATATGATCAAACATGATTAGACCTAAACAAGTCAGTGGTCTAGCCAAGAGGCAAGTTGGAGCGATTACCCCTCCATacagatcaaaattgaaaataaaaaacataagtAAACAAGGGTGGTTTTTCATTCGTtgaatccaattttttgaaaaatttttactctttgTTTTGCTTGAGCAGATTTTATATTTTGGGGTCTcagaaaattacttcaaatttcaaattttcctgtCCCAAACATGTAGATTTGCCCCTCCTTGGCAAAATCCTGGCTATACTACTGAAACAAATCGACTTGCATTCAGGGAATGTtctgatgtgatctgatcaaTAGGCTATCAaacatttttgatcaaagtCAAAATCAATTAGATCCAATCCAACCAAAGTTTTGATCTGATTAGGTCTGattatattttcatcaaattgaatcGAATCCGCTGAATGCCTACTTGGATCTGACCTGATTTGATCATGATCTGACCAAACAAGTCTGATCAAACTTCATCAGAATGAATGCAAACCAAACTTTGATCTACTCAGATCTGAATAAGGATGATACCTATAAGTACATATCTAGTCAAATTGAAACCTTGTGAGGAATTCAAATAATAGAACCAGGATCCAATCCAAGGAACGccaagatatacctacctaatcttaTCTGATCTAATAATCTTCTAATCAAacagtttgatcaaattcaggGGACGGTAAACGAGACAGTGTTAATGATGAGGGGTCTTTAGGTAATctgttttgaattcaaaaagtaaattaaaattttgaaaaatgtatactGAATTCactcttttttcaaatattgtgaACTTGACATAACTCCGAAATGAATCTGCAAAATCTTGTTCGCCAGTTGTATAAGAACTGCTTAGatgtgatcagatctaatcTAATCTCCCTATCTACTTGTTAAATAGGTAGGCAGACCATTTTTTCCTAAAGCAGAAAAACATCcatgtaaattttcaagtatctTTTGAAGTTCACCGTTTGCAGAACAACAACcacaaaaaatacgcaaataGATAAAATGTATCGTAAATTTCTCTAGTCGATGAAAACGCCGTGTCAGCTGAATTTGACAtatctaggtacctaagtatcgcggtaaacaaaacaataaattttcacataacttcatttgatgaaatgatgagAAGCAAGCAGCAGGTGAAAGCTATGATCATGGGATTCAACGTTTTGTACAAagctatttttttattcgcagcAGTAAGTACCTAAGATACTAACTAATTCCCAGAGGTTATCTCATTTtacttttacaaaatgaatgcCATGAAAATATAACTAATTTTTGGGAGCTGACATATGTCGTCGGGTAGACAGTAaggcaaaaaattgtttcgcCACCAGATAGGGAAAACTTTCTCCCTACCTACTCTGCCAAGTTAGAACCAATTTTGCTAAACTTGTTTTTCCTCGTCACGGACCTCAACACTAATcaacaaatttcttcaaaaactttcagATTACAGTGATTGGTTTCCCTCCAGGATACGCTTCAACTTCCACTTCGACACTTTCGACAATAAAATACATCCCTCCTTCTTTGAAAGATCACCCGAACTATCAAAAGGCACCATTTTCAGAGATGAAGAAATTTCTTCCCCCTGGAactcaaaattatgaatttaaCACAGAATGTGTTCCAATACGTCCGACTTGGATTATAAATACGTTACCAAAAATTCTATCATTTGATTTATTCTCGCAAGCTGATCCTTTCAATTACTTTCTCGCCAGAACAAAGGAATTAACTGATGATGAAGTTCGAAAGATTCATAGTCAAGTGGATTTTGCTTtagattggaaaaaaattcctcaatgcTACACACCGTTCGCCAAATTGCTATCATCGTTTGTACGGTGTTGGGCTTTCCTATTGGAAGCAAAACCTTTCatcaaagaaattaaaattcaacgtTCCGCAAACATCAATGATTTCAATTCTCTACCTGAAGATGTGTCTTCGTCGTCCGAATTATCGGAGCTGTTTTCTTCCGATATTTTTTCCGATCCTGAACCTCCTTTTCGGCTGTTTACCAAGATATTGAATATGCAAGAGAAAACAGTTGTCAGCTCGAAGAACCAGTTACAAAATTTCTTACGGAAGTGGGAGGATGAAAGAATTATTCCATTTCCTCAGGTATACATCTCGTATGCAGAtgctgtttttgattttttacgcACTGAATCCGCCCTTAAAAATTTGAGACGAGATATGGATGCAATTAAACTTGCATTAAATAATTCTAATCAAGATTATAATCGTAATGTGCCGGATGTATGATGtatcattcaatatttttcatagaATAAATAGGTTCATCAAACTGTGTACGTATGTGTGTACCAATGTACCCACCTACAATCATTCCTGATTTCCTGGAGTATCTAGGagtgtatttcaaaatatgctTACACTAGTAACTTGAACTTGAGaaattattaagtaggtacctacctgataaACAGTTATGATTatgattcattgaaataaatgtattatgtacctaaaaataaatgattttggttcaaaaattattaaaagcaTACAAAAAGGAAAGTAATCGTTcgtgattcaaaaaattaacattgaAAGATGCCTAATCTGGTTTGGCATTAGTTTGGCCTTCTTAGAGCATCATTCCAtgctgaataaaataaaataaagcaaaaatgtgcacaatttgatcaaaatttaaattttcaattcacattTGTGtcttgtgaagaaaatgaaatcagGAAACGTGATTTTTAGTTACCTTTTTGCTATATTTGTTctctcattaaaaataaatgcagtacacctatttttttcatcatttttcacacattttttaaaGAGCAAAGTGTGAGAGCGAAAATGCCCCTGTTGACAATTTTGCTAGCAGGATGCTAGCGTAGTGTGCTAGCATCACTGGCACCCTTTTTTCCACCTTTGCCAGCATGCTATGCTAGCACACATATGCTCGCATCAGCATTTTAGCTTCACTCTATTGTGACAGCTGCATTATAACACTGAGCATGATGCTAGCACATTGCTAGCATTGTCTTCTCTTGTAATTTACTTtgcctattgacaatttcaagatgaaaaaaagctagcaaaatgctagcacCGTGTGCTAGTACAATGTGCTAGCATCTCTGGGAACTTTTTTCCACCTTTGCTAGCACAAGCACACTCGGAAGTGGGCGGATAATGGCATTATTCCATTTCCGAAGGCATACGTCTCGTATGCAGAGggtgtttttgaatatttacgTTCTGAATCCTCCCttaaaagtttgaataatttgaaacgaGATTTGGATGAAATTAAACGTGTAGTACCTAAATAATTCTACTCCAGATTATAATTGTAATGATCCGGATGAATGATGTATTGTTCAATATTTTCGTAGAATAAATAGGATTATCAAACTGTGTATTTGTCTACTTACAATAATTTCTGGAGAATCTATAGGTATTTCAAACAAATGCTTATAGTAAGTAGCTTGGAAttataaaattgagtaaacattaatgaatcattgaaatgggtatcagttgaaaattcaaaaattataataagcgagaaaaaaattgtgaagaaataGTTAAATTGTTCTTTTGTAccataattttcagaaaatttgtataatgggcatagaaaaagttgaaaaactatgTAGAACTGCaggaaattactgaaaattgagtATCTAAGTACAATTTGTAAAACAGTGAAAACATTGCACAAAACCATCAAAATACAATTACctttaaaattaacaaaaaagtaaacattGCAATATACATCTCTTCATAGATTTCAGGAGACTTCTGCATCATTCtttataagtataggtacttatgttttttttttttttattatttatttttcaaatattttcataagaatattttgccattttcacCAACTCTCTTGCGTTAATTCAACTTATCTTcatgataattttataaaattttgttcaatttttgcaatattttgtgaattttcacatcattttcaaTTACATAGGCCTATTATGTTTATGTAAATTTATCtcgtttttgatgaattatagGAAAACTTGCATTGCTTTTGCGAATGATCTCATTTTGTCCACTTTTCCTTGATTTTAATCGCTGTTATGCCAATTCTACTGTTTCTCTGATACttgacatgaaaaaataatgtaatcgtgttttaagcaattttgaaatgttttataaaacttgataggtaggtaattaaaacattttagtgagcataaaatttcattgCATAACTCCAGTAGGTACCTCTATCTTCCTAATTAAAACagaaataggtataattttaaaaatttgaaaaaacatttccaaaccCTATTACTTAAAGTTCGTTTTTGAA
This region of Planococcus citri chromosome 5, ihPlaCitr1.1, whole genome shotgun sequence genomic DNA includes:
- the LOC135847559 gene encoding uncharacterized protein LOC135847559, with translation MRSKQQMKVMIMGFDVTFKSVLFFGAIVVIGFPPGYASTSTSSLSTPAPLKDSSNNNSPPYSMLHLLSPGTQNYEVNTECVPIRPSFVIDSLPKILSLDIFSQADPFNYFLTRTKKLTDDEVRRIHYEVHFALKMKKLHQCYTPFAKLLYSFSLCWVFLLNAKPFIKEIKIQRSANIDGFNSLPNEVSSSSELSELFSSDIFSDPEPPLSLFTKILNMQERTVVNSKNQLQNFMQKWADKKIIPFPRVYISYADAVFRFLRTESVLENLKLDLDEIKRIMNNSIQDYNHNDPDE